The DNA sequence CCATTTATTTTCCCGAACCGCTCGAACCTGGTGTATAACTCCCACCGCTACAGCGCCCAGGGCTACCTGATGGACAACGGCGTGAACTCGACTGGCGGCAGCCCCAACACCATCCGCTTTATCGGCGACCTACGCAACTTCCGCAGCACGCACAACGTGCCGATCTGGGTGGGGGAAACCGGCGAGAACCCCGACGACAACTGGATGCGCGAGGCGGCCAAAAACCTCAACTCCGTCGGCATCGGCTGGTGCCACTGGACCTACAAGCGCTTCGAGGACCGCAGCAACCCGGCCTTCATGCACATCAACCCGCCCTACGTGGTCGACGGCCCGGCCGGTCTGAGCCAGGTCCTGACCAACATTCAGTGGGCCAACTGCGTGCCCAACACCACCGTGGCGGCCGTGTCGCCCAACCAGAACGGCATCGTCAACTACCCCGGCGGCGGCAACTACAACGGCACCACCGCCCCGCCCAGCGGCCCCAGCATCGGGCGCATCTACGAAATCAGCTCCAAGAACGGCGGCAAGGCTATGGAAGTCTCGGCTAACTCCCAGGCCAACGGCGGCCGGGTGCAGCAGTGGGGCTGGGTGGCCTCGGCCAGCCAGAAGTGGAAGCTCGTGGACGCCGGCGGCGGCTACGTGCGCATCGTAAACCTGAACAGCAACAAGAGCCTCGACATTGCCGGCCCCAGCACCGCCGACGGGGCCGCCGTGCACCAGTGGGACTGGCTGAGCCAGGATAGCCAGTACTGGCAGATCATCGGCAACGGCGACGGCACCTACCGCATCATCAGCAAGTACAGCGGCAAGGCCCTCGACGTGGCAAACAACTCTACCGCCGACGGCGCGGCCGTGCACATGTGGACCTACGGCGGCGGCGACAACCAGCGCTGGTGGTTCTCGGACCAGGGCGCGGCCCGCACCACCCTGGCCACGGCCGGCGCGGCCCTCGACAGCCGCCTGCAGCTCTACCCCACCACCGTGGCCGCCCAGCTCAGCTTCGACTACACCGCCGACCAGGCCCACCGCGTGCAATTGCAGCTGGTGGACCTGCTGGGCAAAACCGTGCTCCAGCGCCCCGAAGCCCCGGTGCACGCCGGCCTGAACACCTTCCAGCTGAACGTGGCCGCGCTGCCCGCCGGCGTATACGTGCTGCGCGTGGGCACGCCCGAGGGGCAGCTCCAGCGCCGCCTCGTTATCAGCCACTAGCCTGATTTCCCCACTACGGCCGGCCTTTCGGGGTCGGCCGTAACAGCGGGCCTGCCCGCGCATATTTTATCCTCATGCTCAATAAGTTTCTCCCCTCTCTTGCCCTGCTGACTGCGCTGAGCGCAGGTGGCG is a window from the Hymenobacter aquaticus genome containing:
- a CDS encoding RICIN domain-containing protein, which codes for MNKTTLLAGPLRRLRNLLVLTTGLGLAHHAAAQSFLRADGQRIVNASNQEVILNGMNLGNWAVQEGYMMKVGWPGATINGATKQTQGAVKKSLYNAGMSDAAVETFYQNYRDNFITKPDIDYIASKGFNCVRLPLHYELFLTPSQRAVRNSVMRGTVSYDSYVSQLTGWYNANQLFTDPANMAALAMIDNTLAWAQANNMYVVLDMHAVPGSQGTDANIADQIVANDLWNRQINQDVLDRLWRFVSNRYKNDARVAMYDLINEPNNYPSNQKIHDVFQRLITSIRGQGDNHLILVEGNGWGNDYNYLEPFIFPNRSNLVYNSHRYSAQGYLMDNGVNSTGGSPNTIRFIGDLRNFRSTHNVPIWVGETGENPDDNWMREAAKNLNSVGIGWCHWTYKRFEDRSNPAFMHINPPYVVDGPAGLSQVLTNIQWANCVPNTTVAAVSPNQNGIVNYPGGGNYNGTTAPPSGPSIGRIYEISSKNGGKAMEVSANSQANGGRVQQWGWVASASQKWKLVDAGGGYVRIVNLNSNKSLDIAGPSTADGAAVHQWDWLSQDSQYWQIIGNGDGTYRIISKYSGKALDVANNSTADGAAVHMWTYGGGDNQRWWFSDQGAARTTLATAGAALDSRLQLYPTTVAAQLSFDYTADQAHRVQLQLVDLLGKTVLQRPEAPVHAGLNTFQLNVAALPAGVYVLRVGTPEGQLQRRLVISH